One Nostoc punctiforme PCC 73102 DNA window includes the following coding sequences:
- a CDS encoding Uma2 family endonuclease, protein MVLQVNPIQKEPIVTWEALPADFILPDDPVENIQQPAIAAALTDALGTAGRIQPQMLIGSNFGLVATVNKKIVVKAPDWFYVPQVQSVGTNVVRRSYTPNLEGAAVAVVMEFLSDTEGGELSVRSTPPYGKLYYYEKILQVPTYVTYDPYEPSIELRCLQNGQYTLQQGDANGRYWIPELELFLGIWQGERLCQTMNWLRWWDTKGNLLLWSSEQAQQERQRAEQERQRAEQESQRAEQERQRADILAAKLRELGIDPDATPNSAL, encoded by the coding sequence ATGGTTCTACAAGTTAACCCCATCCAAAAAGAACCAATTGTTACTTGGGAAGCACTGCCAGCCGACTTCATTTTACCTGACGATCCAGTGGAAAATATTCAACAACCTGCGATCGCTGCTGCGCTTACTGATGCTTTGGGAACCGCAGGACGCATCCAACCTCAAATGCTGATTGGCTCTAATTTTGGGCTTGTAGCCACAGTCAACAAAAAAATCGTTGTCAAAGCCCCAGACTGGTTTTACGTTCCTCAAGTGCAGTCTGTGGGAACAAATGTAGTTCGTCGTAGCTACACCCCAAATTTAGAAGGTGCTGCTGTGGCTGTAGTGATGGAATTTCTCTCAGATACAGAAGGTGGAGAATTATCAGTCCGTTCAACTCCGCCTTACGGTAAACTCTATTATTACGAAAAGATTCTCCAAGTTCCAACCTACGTAACCTACGACCCTTACGAACCAAGCATAGAATTACGGTGCTTGCAAAATGGACAATATACTTTGCAGCAAGGAGACGCTAATGGACGTTACTGGATTCCTGAGTTAGAGTTATTTCTGGGAATTTGGCAAGGTGAAAGATTATGTCAAACCATGAATTGGCTGCGCTGGTGGGATACAAAAGGGAATTTGCTGTTGTGGAGCAGCGAACAAGCCCAACAAGAACGTCAACGCGCTGAACAAGAACGTCAACGCGCTGAACAGGAAAGCCAACGTGCTGAACAGGAACGTCAACGTGCTGATATATTAGCAGCTAAGTTACGTGAGCTAGGTATTGACCCTGATGCGACACCGAATAGCGCGTTGTAG